The window AAGCCTCCTAATTCAACCGCGAACCTGAATAAGAATATGCTTAagaatccaataaaaaaaacaattccgAAAATGCTCTTATTTTTtgagttaatttaatttaacttgaTTACTCGACCTAATTAACccgaatttttaatttgaacccGGGTTAGGTTGATAGGTTAGATCAGATCAATGATCACCTCTAGATAAATCCAAACCAATATGTCACCAACAAACTATAAATGAGTGTAAACTTAAAGCATCATGAATGATTGTGTGGAAGTGCATATTTGCTCGTCTATGgtgaattttaatcttaattccACAATTAAAAGAAAGGACAAGATTgagtttaagaataaaataatttgtatttttaaccacttatatatgtataattagtattttagcTGGTATTGAAtctgataaatattttagtttatattattaaaatttataaattacatttcagatttataataataataataataataatttaaattgtgatataaaattatacttagttattaataatttcttcTACAACAATCATTATagttaaatttagaaataataGACATAAAAGATGATACagataaaaagagataaatgatttgacatgtttttgtaattctttttcgtCTCAATACTCTCGTACCAAATAGAGGCAGTGATCATTTAATAATATAGGTGTTGATTAAATTGTTACGATTAATTTTTCTCATCTTTCACACTGTGTTTTATACATTACCTACCTTTTTTCTTCGAGCTTGAACTAGAAAGTAGAAAAGATGGATGCTCCTTCTAGCCaagcaaatatatattttgtgtagTATCTTTGTTATGGCAAACTTTTTTCTATTGACAAACCAGAGGCATATATCTTACTAGTTGCTGCTATATATATTGAGTACAGACTTAAAAcatcacagacacacacacatatatatatatatatatatgctataCGTTCCATATAttataggaaaaagaaaaaagcaagtttagcaaaacctttttttatttgtaatgtaTTGCATGCAATGAACTAAATAATGATATTTGAATACCCATTTCAAACACTTTTTAGTCATAACTATTTATGGGTGTGTGACATGACCGAATATTGAATCGGTATAATTTAACGAGCATTTTCCAACACGATAAAAAGTAATTAGTAAGAGTGTGTTTCTCTTTGATCCAAGAAATTAGTTAAAGTTTTGTCATATTACAAGTTAGAAATGGAAATTAATCATGAAATAGGCAGACTTAATTAATTAGAGTCATGGATCAAATTTTGTAAACTGTTTCAAACTGAAATTCACTTGATTCTTCAACAAAACACACAGGATGCATGGTGTCCACCCCCTTACATGCATgtgtttattattttggtaCAGACAACACAGTACAGACCACGTACTACTTTTTTATTACACAAATTATAACACTGAAGaccattttctttcatttgagTAAACTATATTACATATTTTCCAACATAATTCCTTAATCACCACCGCCTTGACCGTAACCCTCACCATGGCCATAGCCCTCACCATGACCATAGCCTGAGCCAccgccaccaccaccgcctccgCCACCGCCACCGCCACCTCCCCTTCCTTGACTTCTTCCAGATCCTGATCCGGCACGAGAGCCAGCATATGAACCGGCTTCGGAGCCAGCTCCGGAGCCGCCAGAGCCAGAACTGGAAGATGAGGAAGCTGAACTTGAGGCAGAACTGGAACTAGAACCAGAACCAGAACCAGAACCAGACCCTGCTCCGGCACCAGCTCCAGAGCCACTGCCACCTCCTATCCCCAGGCCCAAACCCAGTCCAAGTCCAACCCCCAACCCACCAAGGTCCAGGCCCAAGTCCTTCCTTGCCACTCTACTCTCTGATACAATAGTTGACATAAAAAGAAGCAATGCAAGTAGATAACATGACCAAGATGTTGCCATTTTGTGTGCAATGTAGGTTTGAAAAGTAGGTAAAGAAGCTCAAGTAGTATTATAGCTGAACAAACTATGCAGGGTGGTGTAGTAGTGATATCTCTAACTATACTACAACACCCTTGCTAGCTAGCTACTCTGAAGAGGCCTTATAGGGTTTACTAGTATTTATAGTTGCtgaatgttgatgttgatgcttTGGTTAGTGGCAGTGTAGAGTGCGGATCATGGTGTGAACTAGTGAATAGGTTATTTTATCTTTGAGGCTAGAAAGTGGGAATGATGGCGTGGCATTCTTGGATTTTTGATGGGCAAAAGCTTGTGGTTGAAATGGCTTCTGCGCCTTGCACATCACATGATTTAGGACACAAGTGCCATATGCAATACCTACCCATAATGCCCACTACTCTCACCATAGTGGAGGATATGAAAGGCTGTTTTGTTGTTGACTATGGTGTTTTTGCTccataaaatttagttttatattGATGATTTTTTGTGCGGCCAGCTCATGGCCGGTTATGGGTGAGGTAGGGCTTTTGTTTGCTCCAAGTGTCTTTCTCCTAATTTTCCTGTGAGGAATGATACATGCACatccatttattttaaatatctcattaatatttttttccaaccatatcctaaattttataacacttatatttttctctctttaagtaTCTTATAGGATAATACGTGTTGATGGAACATTTTTCTTATGGTATATGGTACTATGGTATAGTGTCAGGGTGATATATGAGAtcatttttttgtcaatgtGATATCCAATTTCCTAAGACTGGTTTTCTCCTCAGAGTGACATACTCAATGGGGACAACAAAATCAATGTCCAAATTCTTCTGGTGGATTCATTAGTCGTTATTGGTCATACGTAGTTTTATTTCTGGAGTGCAACCACATGTAGTTTCATAATTGAATATGTTATAAGTTGtgattctttctatttttactttttgaacGAGTGGTAGAAGCAATCTTAATATGTTGCCAGTAAGAGAAATCACGTTCTTATCTTTCCTATCCAAACCAAACGCAAGCGCTTTGGACACTCCAATATATTACAAATACGTATGCATcacttcaaattagtttttttttctcttattattatgttaaattaatttttttttctctcatttattatttagatttaatttgatcttttaattttttttatttaatttgattttttttatttttaaaattgatttaatttacttctttagttttttttttcaatttaattctctaattttgaaaattaattatttttttttgaaaaatatgtattttgtgattatttaaaattatttaatgacaattttaaaCCGTTACATaatgtgattttttaatttaaaaaattaagagatcaaattgaataaaaaatattaaaaaaccaaattaaatctaaaagataaattagaaatctaaaaagtaatttaatcgATAAATTACTAACACgataaaaagtgaaaactatAAGAAATTAATGTGATAACTTCACGTGCTTCTAATTAATTTAGTGGGTTATGgataaaaagtgaaaactatAAGAAATCAACTATTGtattaagaatataattaagCGGAAGGGAATTAGGAACGTACGCATATTTAG of the Glycine max cultivar Williams 82 chromosome 13, Glycine_max_v4.0, whole genome shotgun sequence genome contains:
- the LOC100778882 gene encoding glycine-rich cell wall structural protein 2, with product MATSWSCYLLALLLFMSTIVSESRVARKDLGLDLGGLGVGLGLGLGLGIGGGSGSGAGAGAGSGSGSGSGSSSSSASSSASSSSSSGSGGSGAGSEAGSYAGSRAGSGSGRSQGRGGGGGGGGGGGGGGGSGYGHGEGYGHGEGYGQGGGD